The window AGATCGTAAAACTTgttatcgaataatatattaccgTATTGTTTCGCATGTTTTCCATGTCGCGCTCTTCGACGCGTCGAACGACCCGCCATTGCGTATTAATGACGATAGGCGCGCCGAGTCTGTAGGCACCGAAATGATGTTCTCTGCTTTGTCGACGATTCTAGTGGCTGTCTTGTCGTTCTCGGCGAATCTGTATCGTGTAAGTAACAGCAGAATTATACGAATGAGATGAACAAATTTTGTGTACGACACATAAATTGTACGAATTAAAACAAGCGAATTGTCGATGTGCAACAGGCTTTCTTGTCGTTCACCGAGACGAGTACGTTCGACGAGGTTCTTATCTCTTCCGCGTTGGTGTTAGGACACGTGATAATcatatttatagataattaCACGGGACAGACGCTAATGGACAATAGCGTCGCGATCTTCACCGAAACGTAAGTCCAACTCCTTTCTATTCGTTTGCACGCgaagagaattattttaaattagaatattaatcgatGTTTCAAATCGATTGCATAGATGTCACATTGGTTTAGTGAATTTAGAGTCGAGCGTAAAGTTATCGTAAATTATGcgatattctttttaaattatgcgatTATATGTAACGATACTTGTTATATGTAAATACATGTCGTCAAggaataatacaatttaattgttctaTAAAACAGGTACAACTCGTTGTGGTACAGGGTACCATTGAAATATCAGAAATTGTTGCTACTCATATTGCTGAGAGGCTCGAGCGAAGTACAGTTTAATCTCGGAGGTTTATTTGTGCCGTGTTACGAAGGCTTCGCGACGGTAAACCATCGctttttatatcgtattaacaatcgacgattttaa is drawn from Augochlora pura isolate Apur16 unplaced genomic scaffold, APUR_v2.2.1 APUR_unplaced_4102, whole genome shotgun sequence and contains these coding sequences:
- the LOC144477824 gene encoding odorant receptor 10-like, whose protein sequence is MMFSALSTILVAVLSFSANLYRAFLSFTETSTFDEVLISSALVLGHVIIIFIDNYTGQTLMDNSVAIFTETYNSLWYRVPLKYQKLLLLILLRGSSEVQFNLGGLFVPCYEGFATMMSSSFSYFTVLYSV